The Procambarus clarkii isolate CNS0578487 chromosome 39, FALCON_Pclarkii_2.0, whole genome shotgun sequence region ccggctcccacaaggaatatatatatatccttgtaTAGTTTTCATGCACAATGTTTTCTGCATGGAATGGAGTTTAGAAATCTGGCATTAGATTCTCCGTAGGGGTGTTTTgaaatgggaaggggggggggggggggagcggaagAGATAGCCTCGAACGCGGGTTTTGTATCTCATTCGTCGTGCTTCCGTTGCACAATTTTCCAATTATTATTCCTTGTGGATTTCGGTATGAAACCTTGGAGGTCCAAAATGGTCGCTCAATATTTGTTCTTTCCGTGTGCTGTCCAAGCCACCCCCCGcacccccaccctctctcccccgccatctctccaccaccctctcaactCCCTTTCTCCTcacccccaccctctctcccccacccctctcatCTCCCTTTCTCCTCACCCCTCTCCTACCCACGACGGTATCATCCCCTCTCTCCCACATCCAACCCATTTCACACCGACACTCGCATGCCCTGCGCTCTGCAGCCTTCGTCTTAACCACAACTCCCATTCCCAGCCCCCATACctccaccttctctctctctctctctaggtctTGCATCAACACCCCCACCTTTGTCCCTTATCACCATCTCCCTTCTcctgcacctcctctctctcactaCGCTAAGCCTTTTGCTTGATTTCTCTTCATTTCCATTTTCCCTTTCCCTAACCCCTTGCCGATTTGCCGGCTTCTATCAACTCATTTCCGAATTTCAATTTTCTCCCTTCTACCATTTACGTCCCCTATTTTCTGTCTCTTATTGCCCCTACCTGCGTATTTCCTGCAGTCTTATCtactctctcctcccccctctcttccctccccgGCAATGCCAATTCCTCATCTCCACATCGTACCTCAAGTAAATTCATCCCAATTATTTTTCAACATTCCTAATCCAATCATTAATACCGCTACTCTTCCCTCTAAACGTCAGCCTCTATCTCCTCCCCTCGACCGCTTTCTGCGATGGGAATTCCTGGTTAATGCCAGTGTTGAGTACTGGCTGAGTCAgatgtttattttttattttttttgcagcAGTGTTGATTTGTGGCGTGGCAAGTTATATAAGCCAGCGTTTAGTACCGGGAATTCCAGATGTGTACATTAATGTCGAGTGGTGGCAGGACCAGATGTGTACGTTAGTGTCGAGCGGTGGCAGGGCCAGATGTGTACGTCAGTGTCGAGTGGTGGCAGGGCCAGTTGTGTACGTCAGTCTCGAGTGGTGGCAGGGCCAGATGTGTACGTTAGTGTCGAGTGGTGGCAGGGCCAGATGTGTACGTCAGTGTCGAGTGGTGGCAGGGCCAGATGTGTACGTCAGTGTCGAGTGGTGGCAGGGCCAGTTGTGTACGTCAGTGTCGAGTGGTGGCAGGGCCAGATGTGTACGTCAGTTCTTCATACGTCATTGTTTTAGTTAATAGTATTATgattcacagagaaatcacactaatgtgatgtaacaataagaaaatCTGTTAGAGCCctaatgaggattcgaacctacgcgctgggtgttcccagacacACGCTCTAGACAACCAGGCCACGACATAGTCACAAGGATTGCaaccagccagagtgcatgggggggggggggggttgaaaccctgggttggcttcagtggaagcctcagtaaTCCTCGTTGGTTCAGTAGAAccgcaggttgcaatccttttgaccatgtcgtggtctgGTTGTCTAGAGCGTGTGTCTGGAAATACCCagcgcgtaggttcgaatcctcatcacggctcttacgGATTTTTTCTTATTATTCGTCAaatacacaaggaaatcacaTTAACGGGATATATAAATGAGAAAATTAGTAGGAACTATGAGCAGGGTTCGAACCTGCTCACTTGGTACTCCCATGCTAATTGGAAACCTTAAACACCGGAGCAACCGGCGCCTTCCGCAACACCGCCTTCAGATCACCACCATGGTGACCCGTCAGCAGCCTTGACCACGCCTCACAGCACCTCACCCACCCgaggaggaccaggagctacacctcCAGAATGACCATTTGCGTACTCCCACCCGAGACTGATAATACTTCGACATGTTTTCCatacccctctcgtcctcccccatcacccctcgtcttccccatcaCCCCTCGTCCTCCACCATCAGCCCTCGCCCTCCCCATCATCCCTcgtcccccccatcacccctcgtCCCCCACCGTCACCCCTCGTCCTCCACCGTCACCCCTCGTCCTCCACCGTCACCCCTCGTCCTCCACCGTCACCCCTCGTCCTCCACCGTCACCCCTCGTCCTCCACCGTCACCCCTCGTCCTCCACCGTCACCCCTCGCCCCCCCCGTCACCCCTCGCCCTCCACCGTCACCCCTCGTCCTCCACCGTCACCCCTCGCCCTCCCCCGTCACCCCTCGCCCTCCCCCGTCACCCCTCGCCCTCCCCCGTCACCCCTCGCCCTCCCCCGTCACCCCTCGCCCTCCACCGTCACCCCTCGCCCTCCACCGTCACCCCTCGCCCTCCACCGTCACCCCTCGCCCTCCACCGTCACCCCTCGCCCTCCACCGTCACCCCTCGCCCTCCACCGTCACCCCTCGTCCTCCACCGTCACCCATCGTCCTCCACCGtcacccctcgtcctcccccgtcACCCCTCGTCCTCCACCGTCACCCCTCGTCCTCCACCGTCACCCATCGTCCTCCACCGtcacccctcgtcctcccccgtcacccctcgtcctcccccgtcacccctcgtcctccaccgtcacccctcgtcctcccctcacCGCCCAGATAAAAACGGACCTTCAACATGCCTACAATCCTACTTCACTTCTGCATGGGCAGCAAGATTCCTTGAAGAGATTTTGTATGCTGTGGTCGCCAAGGAGACATAACACCCGCCGAAAAAGGACAAACTACGCCATCACCTGGGAAGAGGGTGGAgacacctgcagctccagccacaGCGGGCGCCAGACCTTCACCTCACCTGACCAACTCTCGTAAATACAAGGTGGCGGCAGTGTCCATCAGACCTTCCTCTACAGTCGGTACTGGGTGCATGTCGGCAGCACCGACATTATGGGCCGCACCTCAGTCGACACCCACCATGCTCTTGGCAGCATAGTCGACACCCACCATGCTCTTGGCAGCACCTCAGTCGACACCCACCATGCTCTTGGCAGCACAGTCGACACCCACCATGCTCTTGGCCGCACCTCAGTCGACACCCACCATGCTCTTGGCAGCACAGTCGACACCCACCATGCTCTTGGCAGCATAGTCGACACCCACCATGCTCTTGGCAGCATAGTCGACACCCACCATGCTCTTGGCAGCACCTCAGTCGACACCCACCATGCTCTTGGCAGCACCTCAGTCGACACCCACCATGCTCTTGGCAGCACAGTCGACACCCACCATGCTCTTGGCAGCATAGTCGACACCCACCATGCTCTTGGCAGCACCTCAGTCGACACCCACCATGCTCTTGGCAGCACCTCAGTCGACACCCACCATGCTCTTGGCAGCACCTCAGTCGACACCCACCATGCTCTTGGCAGCACCTCAGTCGACACCCACCATGCTCTTGGCAGCACCTCAGTCGACACCCACCATGCTCTTGGCAGCACCTCAGTCGACACCCACCATGCTCTTGGCAGCACAGTCGACACCCACCATGCTCTTGGCAGCATAGTCGACACCCACCATGCTCTTGGCAGCATAGTCGACACCCACCATGCTCTTGGCAGCACCTCAGTCGACACCCACCATGCTCTTGGCAGCACCTCAGTCGACACCCACCATGCTCTTGGCAGCACAGTCGACACCCACCATGCTCTTGGCACCTCAGTCGACACCCACCATGCTCTTGGCAGCACCTCAGTCGACACCCACCATGCTCTTGGCAGCACCTCAGTCGACACCCACCATGCTCTTGGCAGCACCTCAGTCGACACCCACCATGCTCTTGGCAGCACCTCAGTCGACACCCACCATGCTCTTGGCAGCACCTCAGTCGACACCCACCATGCTCTTGGCAGCACCTCAGTCGACACCCACCATGCTCTTGGCAGCACAGTCGACACCCACCATGCTCTTGGCACCTCAGTCGACACCCACCATGCTCTTGGCGGCACAGTCGACACCCACCATGCTCTTGGCAGCACCTCAGTCGACACCCACCATGCTCTTGGCAGCACCTCAGTCGACACCCACCATGCTCTTGGCAGCACCTCAGTCGACACCCACCATGCTCTTGGCAGCACAGTCGACACCCACCATGCTCTTGGCAGCCTCAGTCGACACCCACCATGCTCTTGGCGGCACAGTCGACACCCACCATGCTCTTGGCGGCACAGTCGACACCCACCATGCTCTTGGCGGCACAGTCGACACCCACCATGCTCTTGGCGGCACAGTCGACACCCACCATGCTCTTGGCGGCACAGTCGACACCCACCATGCTCTTGGCGGCACAGTCGACACCCACCATGCTCTTGGCAGCACAGTCGACACCCACCATGCTCTTGGGAGCACAGTCGACACCCACCATGCGCTTGGCAGCCCAGTCGACACCCACCATGCTCTTGGGAGCACAGTCGACACCCACCATGCTCTTGGGAGCACAGTCGACACCCACCATGCTCTTGGGAGCACAGTCGACACCCACCATGCTCTTGGGAGCACAGTCGACACCCACCATGCTCTTGGGAGCACAGTCGACACCCACCATACTCTTGGGAGCACAGTCGACACCCACCATGCTCTTGGCAGCTCAATCGACACCCACCATGCTCTTGGCAGCCCAATCGACACCCACCATGCTCTTGGTAGCCCAATCGACACCCACCATGCTCTTGGCAGCCCAATCGACACCCACCATGCTCTTGGCAGCCCAATCGACACCCACCATGCTCTTGGCAGCCCAATCGACACCCACCATGCTCTTGGCAGCCCAATCGACACCCACCATGCTCTTGGCAGCCCAATCGACACCCACCATGCTCTTGGCAGCCCAATCGACACCCACCATGCTCTTGGCAGCCCAATCGACACCCACCATGCTCTTGGCAGCCCAATCGACACCCACCATGCTCTTGGCAGCCCAATCGACACCCACCATGCTCTTGGCAGCCCAATCGACACCCACCATGCTCTTGGCAGCTCAATCGACACCCACCATGCTCTTGACAGCacagtctacacccaccatgCTCTTGGCAGCACAGTCGACATCCACCATGCTCTTGGCAGCACAGTCGACACCCACCATGCTCTTGGCAGCACAGTCGACACCCACCATGCTCTTGACAGCacagtctacacccaccatgCTCTTGGCAGCCCAATCGACACCCACCATGCTCTTGACAGCacagtctacacccaccatgCTCTTGGCAGCACAGTCGACATCCACCATGCTCTTGGCAGCACAGTCTACACCTACCATGCTCTTGGCAGCACAGTCGACATCCACCATGCTCTTGGCAGCACAGTCGTTGTCAGTATGTACAGAGTGAACCATCCAAGTCTTAAGTACACAAGGCTGTGTCACTCACAGGCTTGTGACTGTCTTCACCATGCACGCTGACACGAACATCAGTAGCACCCATTGGAGAAAATTCAGACGCTTTGAAAATGTTCATCTCGATCTGATGCAGCCATCAACTATtcttttttattgttgccgccagaGGTGGCTAGCTTATTGTTcatccccatactcgtcctgtaagCGGTAGTGCAAaatggattacagagggcacaaaggtttttatcagacctcaacggagattattacattaataatttcatctatccttcacaccttgtaattacaatgtcagctagttatattgtgttttatttcaagagttatatatttacagtaaatcattatacattaatggtaggtcttatcactAATTCATAGTTGTTTGATCAATGAAGATATTAGTCAGAGGGGATCTGCtgtttttattattagtcttaattaacaatacactacttgtcgtttatctactggaagcgaaatatggacacagtgcaaggatttcaggtattttatccttagtaataagataggGTGCCATATCATACAacatgagcttagatttatctctaaatggctcaattttactacattccaagatatagtgttcgagtgtgtgttcctgtctttgtccacacactttacactttacttcatctagatccatatacaagccgaactgccagagatacctgtagccaagaCTTACTCAAGCTCTGGCAACGTCCGTTAGTCTGCAgattttgttacttgccccatacacgtgctttacttgacacatttcattgtgataaataATGGCCCTGCAAGTTCCAGTTTGCATTGTtctgctttcttcaaattcatccaagagttctcgtctaatgacacttttaagggacctatttgataactcaagattccgttcaacacCTTATTTACTGCaatcttagcaagggcgtcaatttTGAggctcctgcaggccaatgtgagaatgaATCCACAACACCAACTAGGCTGTGGCAAGGTGTCCTGGTATTCCACACCGAAAACAATTCCAGCGCTGGCTTGAGTAAGCACAATGAAGGGTATATTTTAGCACTGAAACCGTAGATAGAACACTCCAAGCAAAGACCGTCCACGCAGTGTGGGTGCCATTAATTAAAGATACCCTTCTCTAGGACAGATGTTATCATGTTCCACCGAATATGCCATACCTTACCATATTACTCGAGGAGACGAGTAAGCAGCCAATCAGGCCTTTCAAATGATGCGCTCTGCACTGCTACATACATCATCGTTATGCTGAGAGTCCCAACAGTCATCATTCCTGTCACCATCAGCTAATGGTATGGATTTCCAATATAATGGTCTAGGAAGTCTTCAGAGGTAAAATCCGTCCTGAaattcaccaacacaacacctgaaTCTGAATACCCAGGAGATCTTCCATCCTGTCGTTTAATAAGTCAACAAATGCAGTTTCAGTAATTGTGTAGTTCACAGGTATAGAAAATTTCAGACCAGTCAAAGTAGATTGCTTCAGAGAAGAAGCATGACTGCAGtctgacccctccccccacccctcccacactaaaCGGAACAAAACTGAAACAAGTGGCGAACACAGCCAACCAGGGAGGGAAGCGAgcatcaagttcaagtacgtttattgagactataaaatacatcttaaagggatagagtagcttcggCTCTAGTGAGGAGCGAACAGGGAACACTCGCATCCACTGACAATTTAAGGCCTATCAAACTCTTGTGGTTTACTTAGTCTTCTACAAGTGCTTACTGACCAATCAGAAAGCATTTTTTTTAAGTTCTGAGGATATTCCAGACCTAAAGAAGAAGACTCTCAGTGTGCATATATTAAGAGGTGGAGAACACTCTGTTTATATACCCCTGTTATGAAGTCCTTTTGCCAATGCTTCAAGAAACAAATCCCAATATCCAATTTTGTTTCATTTCATACATATATTCAATACCTTTTGTGCCGCATAAAAGTAATAATTATAACTTCCACATCTCTTTCACATCCAGATTTGGCAATTTGAACATTACCTAAACTCAGCCTCTTCATGAATGATGTCTTGACGCGGTGAATGGGTTCTTTCGTGCTGATTTTGAGTAGGCGATATTGTGACTTTGGTTTCCCGCTTTCGTTTCTAACGCTGCAAAAACTAAATACACCCAGTGGTTGTCCCATCACTGCTGTACCCATGCCTGGGAGACCCACATAATCCTCATCTTTGCTTCGTTTGGGCGTTGAACCTGCCTTGTggctgcagcccgtcctcataaacaaaggccaaaatcCATTCCATCAACCCGCCACAccccctatttatgaatgaaaaatggtttacacacgactcttaaCTGATGACGTACGTACACTTcttgaacaagtgcttcactggcgacttttgttcgaaccacaacgctgtaaatgcttcatccacgtactacaaatacaaataatcgccaacagaacctaaacacccaatctaacctaattaatccCTAAATATACACAATAAGCTAATATTAACACATAAAtttttatttgagaaaatttcaaTTTTGAATGAACATGTTGAAATTGATGAATACGTCTTTGCGGTCGACCGCTGGACGAGTTGGTGGCTATGGCCCCAGAGGAAAGCACTTTTTTTTAGTGGAGAAAACGTGTAAAACATGATGGTCAGTGAGGGCCACCGGAATCAATTAGCTAGTGTGGTATGCTAGGATGGTCAAACTTGATTCAATTGGGCAATGCCCAATTAGAGGGACCTGGCTGCCATTCAGACCCCAAAGTGGATACATGCATAACTCTTAGCTATACTCTCCATGTTAACCATGAGGTTGCTAGTGTGCCTGTACCTTTTTCTGCTGATCTGTCAACCCTGCGGATCAGCAGCTctggctgcgttgggccccgacctggcTCTGTCCTCAGTTTCTTTTTCTGATTGTTTCCTTATCACTGCTTTATCCTTGGCAGTGACGTGTTCCACATGGTGACAAGTTTGTCGCCCTAACTTGTTTATAAAGGCATGGTGATACTGGTGTTCcttactggctcaccatagcccgtactactggaacttcttgttcttaGTAGCTGAATCAAAAACAACTGGTGTTCCTCCTCGCAATGGTGAGGCCTGGCGTCGTAATCACCCATCATTCCTCCACTTTCCgaccagaaacgtaagcctgatcTTTTTCCTCCCAGGAAATAACAAGACCTCGGTCCTTAATCTGGCCATCTCTCCCGCTCTCGTTTCTGAGTCACTCACAATACCTCATTATGGATGTTGCCAACATCCCAATTTGGTGCTTCCCTCGCTCTAGAACTCGCTGCTGTTTCTGGCCTTCGTAAAGCTCACTTTCATCAAGTGTTCTCAGCAGtcaccttctccctcaccagGCTCTTGTCCGTCTAAGGTCTCTACACTTCCGACACTTTCTTCTCTATCAACTTTATCGATATCCCCTAACCCCAATTTCTCTGATAACATTCTGGGTCAACTCTCTTATTTTGTCGTTGTCTTAATTTCccgttaaaataattttttttcatcACCTTGTCTATTATTtagttaaataaattaaatttggatTCTAATtggattaagaacataagaatcaaggaaactgtagaaggcctattggcccatacagggcagcttatatatatatccacctatacttattcatatatatgtctaacctaggcttgaaacaatcaaaggatCCTACGTCTTTTATGTTAcacggtaattagttccacaaatcgacaaccctgttactgaaccagtatttacccaggtatgtcTTCAatgtaaacttatccaatttatacccattgtttcgtgttcttttAAATGAACTTACATCATTTTTAATTCCCAATTTTATCCACTAATGTAAAAGTATTCAAGATCTGATACTTGGCGCTCGGCCTGTTCACTTTTGCGGTTATAACCTTtggtcctctcctccattttccCCAGTTCTACTATAGCTGAGCTGCTTTTTTATTCCAGAACAATGCTCTCTTTCCTACTCTTGCAGACgacaagtcacaataacatggcttc contains the following coding sequences:
- the LOC138372562 gene encoding trophinin-like, which encodes MGRTSVDTHHALGSIVDTHHALGSTSVDTHHALGSTVDTHHALGRTSVDTHHALGSTVDTHHALGSIVDTHHALGSIVDTHHALGSTSVDTHHALGSTSVDTHHALGSTVDTHHALGSIVDTHHALGSTSVDTHHALGSTSVDTHHALGSTSVDTHHALGSTSVDTHHALGSTSVDTHHALGSTSVDTHHALGSTVDTHHALGSIVDTHHALGSIVDTHHALGSTSVDTHHALGSTSVDTHHALGSTVDTHHALGTSVDTHHALGSTSVDTHHALGSTSVDTHHALGSTSVDTHHALGSTSVDTHHALGSTSVDTHHALGSTSVDTHHALGSTVDTHHALGTSVDTHHALGGTVDTHHALGSTSVDTHHALGSTSVDTHHALGSTSVDTHHALASVDTHHALGGTVDTHHALGGTVDTHHALGGTVDTHHALGGTVDTHHALGGTVDTHHALGGTVDTHHALGSTVDTHHALGSTVDTHHALGSPVDTHHALGSTVDTHHALGSTVDTHHALGSTVDTHHALGSTVDTHHALGSTVDTHHTLGSTVDTHHALGSSIDTHHALGSPIDTHHALGSPIDTHHALGSPIDTHHALGSPIDTHHALGSPIDTHHALGSPIDTHHALGSPIDTHHALGSPIDTHHALGSPIDTHHALGSPIDTHHALGSPIDTHHALGSPIDTHHALGSSIDTHHALDSTVYTHHALGSTVDIHHALGSTVDTHHALGSTVDTHHALDSTVYTHHALGSPIDTHHALDSTVYTHHALGSTVDIHHALGSTVYTYHALGSTVDIHHALGSTVVVKSLYDLGRGSHTSPELEWQPRKCYHRKFGSKQEKLPLDKEEIYLDVRLTCIEYKRRGSTMIHKIEVRFRGIHTFSRTEILSILGSITDAAPTGIQEDGNGAQLLLSSEEALQGPFIPDTLAALSGARPASATTRPDWQNKPLHVRQKAMSSLLAANRLPTVIVSADMLTATATPAPHVAAPDPAILPDPVT